A portion of the Sphaerochaeta pleomorpha str. Grapes genome contains these proteins:
- the adhE gene encoding bifunctional acetaldehyde-CoA/alcohol dehydrogenase, with protein MADKEKKSEPFEGQADLQNLIERVKRAQIKFATYSQEQVDAIFRAAAIAANDARISLAQQAVAETGMGIIEDKVIKNHFSAEYIFHKYKDDKTCGIIEKDSAFGIQKIAEPKGVICAIIPTTNPTSTAIFKSLISLKTRNAIIFSPHPRAKNCTCNAARIILEAAVKAGAPEDIVGWIDAPSMEKTDYLMKSPLVNLILATGGPAMVKSAYSSGKPAIGVGPGNTPALIEKSANIKMAVSSILMSKTFDNGVVCASEQSIICHKDIYEEVKKELADRGAAFLDKEQADKLGSVIIDKKRGTVNPAIVGQSASTIANLAGFAVAANAKVLIAEVSDISESEPFAHEKLSPVLAMYKCDNFGDGTDKAAKLVALGGFGHTSVLYIDETEQDKIDTFGKTVKTSRVLVNMPASQGAIGDIYNFMLEPSLTLGCGSWGNNSISENVGPKHLLNIKTEACRRENMLWFKLPPKIYFKFGCLPIALQELKGKKRAFIITDAFLFNSGMVEKITSVLEPLGIECECFHQVKPDPTLATITEGMNIMNAFKPDVLIGLGGGSPMDAAKIMWLLYEHPEVKFEGLALRFMDIQKRIYAFPNMGKKAELVCIPTTSGTGSEVTPFAIITDEKTGMKWAIADYALTPTMAIVDSELAMGQPKGLTASCGVDVLTHALEALASSMSTDFTNGLSLEAARIIFKYLPTAYRDGTDKKAREKVHDASTMAGMAFSNAFLGLCHSMAHKLGAAFHVPHGMANALLLTNIIRYNATDNPIKQAAFPQYEFPSAVSRYARAADYIAMQVNDQSNTPYISVRQDANQDEKVEALIAGIEKLKDELNIPKSIKDWGVDEASFLAMVDELSVRAFDDQCTGSNPRYPLISEIKQLYLDSFYGKKWTENR; from the coding sequence ATGGCAGACAAAGAAAAAAAATCAGAGCCATTCGAAGGACAAGCAGACTTGCAAAACTTGATCGAACGCGTAAAACGCGCCCAGATCAAATTTGCTACCTATTCACAGGAACAGGTTGACGCTATTTTCAGGGCAGCGGCCATCGCTGCAAATGATGCTCGGATCTCCCTAGCCCAACAAGCCGTAGCAGAGACAGGCATGGGAATCATTGAAGACAAAGTAATCAAGAACCACTTTTCCGCTGAGTATATTTTCCATAAATACAAAGACGATAAAACCTGTGGCATCATCGAGAAGGACTCAGCGTTCGGAATCCAGAAGATTGCAGAGCCAAAAGGGGTCATCTGCGCTATCATCCCTACAACCAATCCTACCTCCACAGCTATCTTCAAGAGCCTCATCAGCCTCAAGACCCGTAATGCAATCATCTTCAGTCCCCATCCCAGGGCGAAGAACTGTACGTGCAATGCGGCGCGCATCATCCTGGAAGCCGCTGTGAAAGCCGGTGCTCCCGAGGACATTGTCGGCTGGATCGATGCACCCTCGATGGAAAAAACCGACTACCTCATGAAAAGCCCCTTGGTAAACCTCATCCTCGCTACCGGCGGCCCTGCCATGGTGAAAAGTGCCTATTCCTCCGGCAAACCGGCTATCGGCGTAGGACCTGGAAACACCCCTGCCCTTATTGAAAAGAGTGCGAATATCAAAATGGCTGTCAGCTCGATCCTTATGTCAAAGACCTTTGACAACGGCGTCGTATGCGCCAGCGAACAATCCATAATCTGCCACAAAGATATCTATGAGGAAGTAAAGAAGGAACTTGCCGACCGCGGAGCTGCTTTCCTTGATAAAGAGCAGGCTGATAAACTCGGTTCGGTTATCATTGACAAGAAAAGGGGAACGGTAAACCCGGCAATCGTTGGACAAAGCGCCTCCACTATCGCCAACCTTGCAGGTTTCGCTGTAGCCGCGAATGCTAAGGTCCTTATCGCTGAAGTCTCTGACATTAGCGAATCAGAACCCTTTGCCCATGAAAAACTCAGCCCGGTGCTTGCCATGTACAAGTGCGATAATTTTGGCGATGGGACCGACAAGGCTGCTAAACTGGTGGCTTTAGGTGGCTTTGGGCACACCAGCGTCCTGTATATCGATGAAACGGAACAGGATAAAATTGATACCTTTGGCAAAACGGTAAAAACCAGCAGGGTCTTGGTTAACATGCCGGCAAGCCAGGGAGCTATCGGGGACATCTACAATTTCATGCTCGAGCCTTCCCTTACCCTCGGTTGTGGATCCTGGGGAAACAACTCCATCAGCGAAAACGTCGGTCCAAAACACCTTTTGAACATCAAGACCGAAGCCTGCAGGAGGGAAAACATGCTCTGGTTCAAACTGCCTCCCAAAATCTATTTCAAATTTGGTTGTCTGCCCATTGCATTGCAGGAACTGAAAGGCAAGAAACGTGCCTTTATCATCACCGATGCCTTCCTGTTCAACAGCGGCATGGTAGAAAAAATTACCTCTGTCCTTGAACCGCTCGGAATCGAATGCGAATGCTTCCACCAAGTCAAACCCGACCCGACCCTTGCCACTATTACCGAGGGAATGAATATCATGAATGCCTTCAAGCCTGATGTGCTCATTGGCCTTGGCGGCGGATCCCCGATGGATGCCGCAAAGATCATGTGGTTGCTGTATGAACATCCCGAGGTAAAATTCGAAGGCCTTGCCCTGCGCTTCATGGACATCCAAAAGAGAATCTACGCCTTCCCCAACATGGGCAAGAAAGCGGAATTGGTATGCATCCCCACTACCAGCGGAACTGGTAGCGAAGTCACCCCGTTTGCCATCATCACCGATGAAAAAACCGGCATGAAATGGGCAATCGCCGACTATGCACTCACCCCCACGATGGCAATCGTGGACAGCGAGCTGGCTATGGGACAACCTAAGGGCCTGACTGCAAGTTGCGGTGTTGATGTCTTGACCCATGCCCTGGAAGCCTTGGCTTCAAGCATGTCCACCGATTTTACCAACGGACTCTCACTCGAGGCTGCCAGGATTATCTTCAAGTATCTTCCGACCGCCTACCGTGACGGCACTGACAAAAAAGCAAGGGAAAAAGTGCACGATGCCTCCACCATGGCCGGCATGGCCTTCTCCAACGCTTTCCTCGGGCTCTGTCATTCGATGGCACACAAGCTGGGGGCGGCCTTCCATGTACCCCATGGGATGGCAAACGCACTGCTCTTGACCAACATTATCCGCTATAACGCTACGGACAACCCGATCAAGCAGGCAGCATTCCCCCAGTATGAGTTCCCTTCGGCAGTAAGCCGGTATGCCAGGGCAGCAGACTACATTGCCATGCAGGTCAATGACCAGAGCAACACCCCTTACATTTCGGTAAGGCAGGATGCGAATCAGGATGAGAAAGTTGAGGCATTGATTGCGGGCATCGAAAAGCTGAAAGACGAGCTCAACATTCCCAAGTCTATCAAAGACTGGGGTGTGGACGAGGCATCCTTTTTGGCTATGGTCGATGAACTGTCGGTACGGGCATTCGACGACCAATGTACTGGAAGCAATCCCCGTTACCCACTGATCAGCGAGATCAAGCAACTATACCTTGATAGCTTCTATGGGAAAAAGTGGACCGAAAACAGATAG
- a CDS encoding Cof-type HAD-IIB family hydrolase: MFDCKLICTDIDGTLLNSEHRISEENKKAIQLAVSKNILVSLVSGRIAGSLAVLQRELGITGPLGCYSGSLVLDGEEILASHPITNDQARRILASLASSGLQAIIFGKDQWFIDTRGKWHDKEANVSQYPGKVCNFASLLDTWDKEGKTPYKILCMSEDTTLVQEAELRLHPLFSCELNIFRSSPHYLEISAKGIDKGHAVHAICKKYGFSPSQVMAVGDFYNDLGMFREAGYSVAMGNAPSDIKSQADTVTLSNNEHGLAVAIQAIL; the protein is encoded by the coding sequence ATGTTTGACTGTAAGCTCATTTGCACCGATATAGACGGAACCCTCCTGAATAGCGAACACCGCATCAGCGAAGAAAACAAGAAAGCCATCCAACTGGCAGTAAGCAAGAATATCCTTGTCTCTTTGGTGAGCGGAAGAATTGCGGGAAGCCTTGCTGTACTGCAGAGAGAACTTGGCATCACTGGCCCTTTGGGGTGTTATAGTGGCAGCCTTGTGCTTGATGGAGAAGAAATCTTGGCCTCCCACCCCATTACCAACGACCAGGCAAGAAGGATTCTCGCTTCCCTTGCCTCTTCAGGTCTGCAAGCCATCATTTTTGGCAAAGACCAGTGGTTTATCGACACAAGAGGAAAATGGCATGACAAGGAGGCGAATGTATCCCAGTATCCGGGAAAGGTCTGTAATTTTGCCTCTTTGTTGGATACTTGGGACAAGGAAGGAAAAACCCCCTATAAAATCCTATGCATGAGCGAAGACACGACACTAGTGCAAGAAGCGGAATTGCGATTACATCCTCTTTTCTCTTGTGAACTGAACATCTTCCGATCCTCTCCGCACTATCTGGAAATCTCTGCAAAGGGAATCGACAAGGGACATGCAGTGCATGCAATCTGTAAAAAATATGGGTTTTCTCCCTCGCAGGTCATGGCAGTAGGTGACTTCTACAATGACCTGGGCATGTTCCGTGAGGCAGGCTATTCTGTTGCCATGGGCAATGCCCCTTCAGATATCAAGAGCCAGGCAGATACGGTAACCCTCTCGAACAACGAGCATGGCCTCGCTGTCGCAATTCAGGCAATCCTATGA
- a CDS encoding MFS transporter gives MKKSISLSLYKGLPQPIYVLFFATVINGIGIFVYPFLALYLTQRLHYSAWEAGRFMTFASVLYIPGSFIGSKLADSFGRKPVMVVFQLLMDFCFILCGFLEGSAIVPYLVLLGLFFDGAVDPAREALKTDVTNQENRQVSFSLIYLGHNLGYACGPVIAGYLFYKAPQWIFWGNALAGIFSIILVLAKVKESNPTHEQLEESKKSNSTEKAEDGGLLKALLTRPTLLLFAFFVTFYSFAYSQTLFALPLWTTELFQTNGATIYGLMMTVNALVVVFFTPLFVSALRSNHPLLNTAIAGLLYALGFSLLALAKVPTAFYLLAVVFTFGEIISATNEQFHVANNTPMSHRARFSAILPIIMGTGHAIAPMVAGTIIEKYSMGWVWITAGASALFGALGITSLYLYDCRKKKKKALC, from the coding sequence ATGAAAAAGAGCATCTCACTTTCACTCTACAAGGGACTGCCTCAGCCCATCTATGTGCTTTTCTTCGCCACAGTCATCAATGGCATAGGCATCTTTGTCTATCCGTTTCTGGCCCTCTATTTGACTCAACGCCTCCATTACTCTGCCTGGGAGGCGGGTCGGTTCATGACCTTTGCCTCGGTACTCTATATTCCGGGTTCCTTTATCGGAAGCAAACTTGCCGACAGTTTTGGGCGAAAACCCGTTATGGTGGTATTCCAGCTCTTGATGGATTTCTGCTTTATCCTTTGCGGCTTTTTAGAAGGCTCTGCGATCGTACCCTACCTTGTTCTTCTGGGCCTGTTCTTTGACGGGGCTGTCGACCCAGCCCGGGAAGCGCTTAAAACCGATGTGACAAACCAGGAAAACAGACAGGTTTCCTTCTCGCTCATCTACCTGGGCCACAACCTTGGGTATGCCTGCGGTCCGGTTATCGCCGGATATCTCTTCTACAAGGCTCCCCAATGGATATTCTGGGGTAATGCCCTGGCTGGAATCTTCTCGATCATCCTGGTACTAGCAAAGGTAAAGGAAAGCAACCCAACCCACGAACAGCTCGAGGAAAGCAAAAAATCCAATTCCACAGAAAAAGCAGAGGATGGCGGATTGCTCAAAGCCTTGCTCACGCGGCCTACCCTGTTGCTGTTTGCTTTTTTCGTGACCTTTTACAGCTTTGCCTACAGCCAGACGCTCTTTGCCCTTCCCCTCTGGACCACTGAGCTATTCCAAACAAACGGAGCAACAATCTATGGCCTGATGATGACTGTCAATGCACTTGTGGTAGTTTTCTTCACGCCGCTTTTCGTCAGTGCCTTACGGTCGAACCATCCTTTGCTCAATACCGCTATCGCAGGTCTGCTCTACGCCCTTGGTTTCTCGCTTCTGGCATTGGCAAAGGTACCCACTGCATTTTATCTGCTGGCTGTGGTTTTCACGTTTGGTGAAATCATATCTGCAACCAACGAACAGTTCCATGTGGCCAACAACACCCCGATGAGCCATCGAGCGCGTTTCAGTGCAATATTGCCAATTATCATGGGAACCGGGCATGCAATCGCACCCATGGTTGCAGGCACAATCATAGAAAAGTATTCGATGGGATGGGTATGGATAACCGCAGGAGCATCGGCGCTTTTCGGCGCGCTCGGGATCACCTCGCTCTATCTCTATGATTGTCGCAAGAAAAAGAAGAAAGCCCTGTGCTAA
- a CDS encoding 4Fe-4S ferredoxin, translating to MHAARNINLCTKDCLCLFVCPTGATDTEDGQVDFTKCLDGCRLCVDACPSHALYFVYDNYAPPQEKSREMKAFLRVMAENKVAQEHFAAVIAKTSSNPLERQLAKAFEKSNRIMAEDCLREAGFMLPQSEEVRAFLQGLLEKDQGELFPKEAVETLLALLS from the coding sequence ATGCATGCAGCGAGAAATATCAACCTTTGTACCAAAGACTGTCTATGTCTGTTTGTATGTCCCACCGGGGCTACCGACACTGAGGATGGACAGGTCGATTTTACAAAATGCCTGGATGGTTGCCGTCTTTGTGTGGATGCTTGTCCTTCCCATGCCCTCTATTTTGTGTATGACAACTATGCGCCTCCGCAGGAGAAAAGCAGGGAAATGAAAGCTTTTTTGCGTGTGATGGCAGAAAACAAGGTTGCCCAGGAACACTTTGCCGCCGTAATTGCAAAGACTTCGTCCAATCCGCTTGAACGTCAATTGGCAAAGGCTTTCGAGAAATCGAATAGGATTATGGCAGAGGATTGCCTGAGGGAGGCAGGGTTCATGTTGCCCCAGAGTGAGGAGGTCAGAGCCTTTTTGCAGGGGTTGCTTGAAAAGGACCAGGGTGAGCTCTTTCCCAAAGAAGCAGTTGAAACATTACTTGCTTTGCTCAGCTAA
- a CDS encoding rubredoxin-like domain-containing protein produces METLHEMSRSELGALCSNLAKACAKQLRKKEELLFTQLAEFYLVGVIPPESQQMQDLMPLVMKDLSAGYPKGKEQATLEGDRGALRALVWGEKVSKLLKSLLDRQEKMKDELLQDTKVFVCEICGFVTVSDAPPEICPICKAPRSRFSQVVREAQ; encoded by the coding sequence ATGGAAACATTACATGAGATGTCTCGCAGTGAATTAGGAGCCCTTTGTTCTAATCTTGCCAAGGCGTGTGCAAAGCAGTTGCGAAAGAAGGAGGAACTCCTTTTTACCCAATTGGCAGAGTTCTATCTGGTAGGGGTCATTCCCCCGGAAAGCCAGCAAATGCAGGATTTGATGCCTTTGGTCATGAAGGATTTGTCGGCAGGATACCCAAAGGGAAAGGAACAGGCCACCCTTGAAGGTGATCGAGGGGCGCTCAGGGCTTTGGTTTGGGGTGAGAAAGTCTCAAAACTCTTGAAATCGCTTTTGGATAGGCAGGAGAAAATGAAAGACGAGTTGTTGCAGGACACGAAAGTCTTTGTGTGTGAGATTTGCGGGTTTGTTACCGTTTCCGATGCACCGCCTGAGATTTGCCCAATCTGCAAAGCTCCCCGGTCTCGATTCTCTCAAGTAGTAAGGGAGGCCCAATAA
- a CDS encoding helix-turn-helix transcriptional regulator — MNIPQIGLIIKKLRIELHMTQQELIEKAYLTRSQIYYIETCKKIPRKPTLDNICLALGISYCELINYQYSFDSSTPSISSMEAPGATIG; from the coding sequence ATGAACATCCCACAAATTGGACTGATAATCAAAAAACTCAGAATTGAACTGCATATGACCCAGCAGGAATTGATAGAAAAAGCGTATTTAACCAGAAGCCAGATTTACTATATTGAAACCTGTAAAAAAATACCCCGAAAGCCAACCTTGGATAACATCTGCCTGGCTCTCGGGATAAGTTATTGCGAACTGATCAACTATCAATACTCGTTCGATTCTTCGACACCAAGCATATCTTCAATGGAAGCCCCCGGGGCTACCATAGGGTAA
- the ilvB gene encoding biosynthetic-type acetolactate synthase large subunit, whose translation MQITGAQIIIECLVEQGVDTVFGYPGGSVLPLYDALYKNKDRITHILTAHEQGASHAADGYARSTGKVGVCIATSGPGATNLVTGIATAYMDSVPLVALTGNVPVPLLGRDSFQEVDISGITMPVTKHNFIVKDVCELAETIRSAFRIAQEGRPGPVLVDLPKDITQHQCDYEPSVPKEILPRTERLSEKSLEQALDLIQHAARPMCYVGGGVIRGKASDELEKFLSLIDAPACVSLMGCGAVSSYSERFTGMVGMHGTKVSNMCVSACDLLIVIGARFSDRVVSKASAFARNAKIVQIDVDPAEIDKNIKTFCHVVGDVKVVLTELNKRIEKTLEHGKWMEQVQSYKKRYPIRVEGESIRPKEILGALQKVMPPGSFVATEVGQNQMWAAQFLKHELPGHFMTSGGLGTMGYGTGAAIGAQCGNPGSRVVNVAGDGCFRMNCNELATIARYKLPVIILLMNNQTLGMVRQWQTLFFDKRYSETTLDTPVDWVMLAKAFGVHGMHIHKEDDPLAILQAAFDLHEPVVIDCEIPLDDKVYPMVAPGASIEDMLGVEESNEY comes from the coding sequence ATGCAGATAACCGGTGCCCAGATAATTATTGAATGTTTGGTGGAACAGGGCGTCGATACCGTATTCGGATATCCCGGTGGTTCGGTATTGCCCCTCTATGATGCGTTGTACAAGAACAAAGACAGGATAACCCATATCCTGACCGCCCATGAACAAGGGGCCAGCCACGCTGCCGACGGGTATGCCCGTTCAACGGGGAAAGTCGGCGTCTGTATTGCCACGAGCGGACCGGGGGCGACCAATCTGGTAACCGGTATTGCCACTGCCTATATGGACAGTGTTCCCCTGGTTGCTCTTACCGGAAATGTTCCGGTACCTTTGCTGGGACGGGATAGTTTCCAGGAAGTCGATATCTCCGGTATTACCATGCCGGTAACCAAGCATAATTTCATTGTGAAGGATGTTTGTGAGCTTGCCGAGACAATCCGCTCTGCCTTCAGGATTGCCCAGGAAGGAAGGCCAGGTCCTGTGCTTGTCGACCTTCCCAAGGATATTACCCAGCACCAGTGTGACTATGAACCTTCCGTCCCCAAAGAGATCCTGCCTAGGACGGAACGGCTCAGCGAGAAAAGCCTCGAACAGGCCCTCGATCTGATACAGCATGCTGCAAGGCCTATGTGTTATGTAGGTGGCGGGGTAATCAGGGGGAAGGCTTCGGATGAACTTGAAAAGTTCCTTTCTTTGATCGATGCCCCTGCCTGTGTTTCCTTGATGGGTTGCGGCGCCGTAAGCTCCTACAGCGAACGGTTTACCGGTATGGTTGGTATGCATGGGACGAAAGTGTCCAATATGTGTGTTTCTGCCTGCGACCTGCTTATTGTTATCGGGGCACGGTTCAGCGACCGTGTGGTAAGCAAGGCCAGCGCCTTTGCCCGTAATGCTAAGATTGTACAGATAGATGTCGACCCGGCAGAGATAGACAAGAATATAAAGACGTTCTGTCATGTCGTGGGCGATGTTAAGGTTGTTCTCACTGAGCTCAACAAGCGCATCGAAAAGACGCTTGAACATGGCAAATGGATGGAGCAGGTCCAGTCTTATAAGAAGCGCTATCCCATAAGGGTAGAGGGCGAGAGCATACGGCCCAAGGAAATCCTTGGCGCGTTACAGAAGGTTATGCCCCCGGGGTCGTTTGTTGCAACCGAGGTAGGGCAGAACCAGATGTGGGCGGCTCAGTTTCTCAAGCATGAATTGCCTGGTCATTTTATGACCAGTGGTGGACTGGGGACCATGGGCTATGGAACAGGGGCTGCCATCGGGGCGCAATGCGGTAATCCTGGCAGCAGGGTCGTGAACGTTGCCGGGGACGGTTGTTTCAGGATGAACTGCAATGAGCTGGCAACCATTGCCAGGTATAAATTGCCGGTAATCATCTTGCTGATGAACAACCAGACCCTTGGGATGGTACGCCAGTGGCAGACGTTGTTCTTTGATAAACGCTATAGCGAAACCACTCTCGATACACCTGTAGACTGGGTTATGCTTGCCAAGGCCTTTGGGGTCCATGGTATGCATATACATAAGGAGGATGACCCTTTGGCAATCCTCCAGGCTGCGTTCGATTTGCATGAGCCTGTTGTTATCGATTGTGAGATACCTCTTGACGACAAGGTTTACCCTATGGTAGCCCCGGGGGCTTCCATTGAAGATATGCTTGGTGTCGAAGAATCGAACGAGTATTGA